AGCCGGATCCAGGACGTGGACGTGGCGCAGGAGACCTCGAACCTCAGCCGCGCCCAGATCCTGATGCAGGCCGGTGTCTCGGTTCTGGCCCAGGCCAACCAGATCCCGCAGGTCGCCCTCAAGCTCCTCGGGTAATCCGCGAAATATAAAGCGTTTGTTTAAGAACCGCCCCCGGGCTTTTCGGCCCCGGGGCGGTTTTTTTTCGTCGCCGCCCCGGCACGGTAGGAACTTTGACCCGCCGCGGTTGACTGACTATGAACATGATCGTGATGAATCGCCGCGCGCTTTGCCTGACGGGCGTGGTGTTGGGGGTCGGCGGCTTGCTCGGCGGCGGTTGCCATGGGGATGACAGCCCGCTCGGTTTGCCCGATGCCTACATGCTGGTCGCTCCGGTTCGCGATCCCGCCGGTCGCCCGAAGGTGAGCCCCAGCGGTTTGCCGGTGGTCAGCCCGATCGCCATCGACGACCCGGCCACCGCCATTCTGCACAAGCTATTCTTGGTGGGGTTCGTGTCTGAGGTGCTGCGGACCGATTATCTGGCGAAGCAGTTCTTGCGCGAGGCCACCGTGGGCGATGCGGGCTTTTCAGCGGCCGCGCGCCGGTTGGCCAACGAACCAACGGTGTTTCTGGTCGACGATCGCCTCGCCGACGCGACGATTTTTCCCCGGCCGGGGCGCGGCCTGGCGGTCAAGCAGCCCTGGACCTTCGGCGCGCCGAGTGAACGCCCCACGCTGTCCTGGGTGGGCGTGGCGGCGGCGCTGGAACGAGACAGCGCTCTTGGTCAGACGGTGGTCGCTGCCCTGGGACGGCACATCGCTCGTGCTGTCGCCACCGGCGGTGATCCCAGCGCCGCGTCGACAGCGGCGGCGCCCGCGGTCTTGATCGACGGTTACGCGCAATCCTTGGAAGTGATCGCCCGCGAATGGCGGCTTGGCGAGGGGCCGCAGGGGGCGATGTCACCCGATGCCGGCACCGCCGCCCAGCGCGCGTTGTTCGCGGGGGTGCGCCAGAACCTTTTTGCCACCGGCCCCAACGGTCACGGCGTGCGCGCGCCGGCCGAGATGCTGGCGGATCCGGGTCTGACGGCTACCGTGCTCTATCGGTTCGCCCAGGCCAAAGGCGTGGGCCATCGGGTGGCGCCGCCCGAGCTTTACGGACCGTTCGTCAAGGAACGCGTCCCGCCCGGCATCAGCCCGGCGGCCGTGCTGGGACCGTTTCGAAACTTCCAGGCCAAGCTGATCGCGGTGTGGGGCCGTGCCGTCCTGCGCGGCAGACCACCGCGCGACATCGTCGACCTGGTCGAGGACTACGCCACCGATCTGCCGGCCGAACGATCGGAGGCCATCCGTCTGTTCGTCGTCACCACCTTCGGCGCCACCGTGAAGGAGGGCGGCGTCGTGGCCGGACTGCCGGTGCACGGCAAGCCCAGCAAGGACGTGCTGCCGGAGTTGACCGCCCTGGCGGCCGAGGTCGCCGCCGGCCGCCGCTCGCTGCGCCAGGCGCTGACCACGCAGTAGCGAGCCCGGCCGCTTGCGGATAAAGTGTCCGGCCACGCATGAAACGCGCGCTGATCACCGGGGTGACGGGACAAGACGGTTCGTATCTGGCCGAGCTGCTGCTGGCCAAAGGCTATGAGGTCTACGGCATCGTTCGCCGTTCGAGCTCTTTCAACACCGAACGGCTGGACGCCATCTACCAGGATCCGCACGCGTCCAATTATCGGCTGCGGTTGGTGTACGGCGATCTCGACGACGCCAGCTCGCTGAACCGCGCGTTGCGGGCGATCAAGCCGGACGAGATCTACAACCTGGGCGCGCAAAGCCACGTTCGCGTCAGCTTCGACGTGCCGGAGTACACGGCCTCGACGGTGGCGATGGGCACCCTGCGCCTGCTGGAGGCCATTCGCGAGTCGGGCCTGGAACAGACCACCCGCTTTTATCAAGCGTCTTCCAGCGAGATGTTCGGCTCGGCAGCGCCGCCCCAGGACGAGAGCACCCCGTTCCAGCCGCGCAGCCCTTACGCCTGTGCCAAGGTGTTCGCCCACCAGCTTTGCCAGAACTACCGCGACGCCTACGGCATGTTCATCAGCTGCGGCATTCTCTTCAATCATGAATCTCCGCGGCGCGGGATCCCCTTCGTCACGCGCAAGATCACCCGCACCGCCGCTCGCATTCGTCACGGCCTCGAATCGAAGTTGTATCTGGGCAACCTGGACTCGCGACGCGACTGGGGTTTTGCCGGCGACTATGTGGAGGCGATGTGGATGATGTTGCAGCAGGCGAAGGGCGACGACTACGTGGTGGCCACCGGCGAATCGCACAGCGTGCGCGAGGTCCTGGACGTCACCTTCGGGGCGCTGGAGCTGGACTGGAAAAAATACGTGGAGATCGATCCCCGTTATTTCAGACCCACCGAGGTCGATCACTTGCACGGCAACGCCGCCAAGGCCCAGCGGGTTCTCGGGTGGCGGCCGCGGGTGACGTTTCACCAGCTGATCGAGATGATGGTTCGCGGTGACGAGGAAGACGTGCGCTCGTCGCTGGCGGGGCGCCCGCCTAGCTCATGAACCCGGTTGCAGCATCGCCCGGCGCGCTGACCGCGATCATCTTCGGCGCCCGCGGGACCCTGGGCCAGGCCCTGGTCGAGGTGCTGCCGCAACACGGGTACAGCATCGCCGCGGCGCTGGGCAGCGCGGACTGCGACATCGCCGATGGCGCGGCGGTGCGTGCCGTGATGAAGCGCCTGCAGCCGGCGGTGGTCTTCAACGCCGCCGCCTTCACTGATGTCGACCGCGCCGAGGACACACCGGATCGGGCCTTCGCCGTCAACGCCCTGGGCCCGGAAAATCTGGCCAAGGCCGCCAGCGCCTGCGGCGCCGCGCTGGTTCACTATTCAACCGACTTTGTCTTTGACGGCGAGCGCGAGCGTCTTTACGACGAGTTTGATCCGCCGTCGCCGCAAGGCCTGTACGCGCGATCGAAGGTGGCAGGCGAGACGCTGGCGGCGGCCGCGACCGAGCGGCTGTTCACGTTGCGCGTGGGTTGTCTGTACGGCCGCGGCGGGCGCAATTTCCCGTCGACGATCCTTCGCCGCCTGCAAGCGGGCGAGACCGTGCGCGCCGATCGCGACCGTCGCGGCTCGCCGACGTGGGTGCGGCAGGTGGCGGAGGTTTCGGCGGCGCTGGCCCGCACGTCACACCACGGGCTTTATCACTGCACCTCGCAGGGCGAGACCAGTTGGTCCGACTTTGCCCGCTTCATCGCCGATCGTCTGAATCTGCCCGGCGAACGGGTGGTGGAGATGACGACCGCGGCGCTGCCGATGAAAGCGCCGCGCCCCCGCCGGGCCATCCTGGACAACCGCCTCTTGCGCCTGCGCGGGCTGGACACGATGTCGACCTGGCAGGACGCCGCCACCGCCTTCATGGCGTCGGAAGGCGTTTAGGCGCGCGTCAGCTGCTGGGCGGTCTGCGTGCTCACGTTCTGCGGCGTGCTCAGCGTCGGAACCAGGCGCAGGTGACTGCCGGTGCGGACCTTCTCCGGCGCTACCATCGCGATGTCGCGGCCTTGGTTCTTGGCCCGATAGAGGGCCTGGTCAGCGGAGGCGTGGAGGCCTTCGGGGCCCGGCGCGTCGGTGCGGTCGATGTCAGAGACGCCGATGGAAACTGACAGCGGCAGGTGCGCGCCGCTGAGGTGGCGTACGCTGGCCAAAATTCGCTGCGCCAGGGCCAACGCTTCACGCGCGGTGGTGTTCACCGCCAGCACGGCGAACTCGTCGCCGCCGTGGCGGGTGGCCAGATCGGTGGTGCGGCAGTTCTGGCGCAACGCCTCGGCCACCACCTGCAAGGCGCGATCGCCCGCAGAATGGCCGAAGTGATCGTTGACCATCTTCAGCCGATCGAGATCGATCAGCAGCAACGCCAGCGGCGTGCCGTAACGATCGGCGCGGTTCATCTCCTCGGCCATCTGCGCGTGCAGCCGGCGACGATTGGCCAGTCCAGTCAGCGGGTCGGTCACGCTGACTTTTTCCAGGTGGTCTTCTTTGCGCGCCGCCCGCCAGCCAACAACGGTGAGGGTCAGGAGGGTGAAGAAGAAGGCGTAGATGTAAACCTCGGGTTGGCTGGTCAGTTGGTCGCCGATCCACGAAATTCCGGGCGCGGTGTGCGTGCGTATGCTCTGCACAGCCAGAAAGCCGAGCGGCGCGGCCAGGGCCCGCGGCAGCGCGGCGGCCACATAAACCCACCGTCGAGGCCAATGGGACCGAACTATCGAAGTGCTGCTGCTGGTCAAACGGCGGCTGCTCATGATGAAGACCTGTTACTTGGAAAACGCGTGCCAATCGCCGGGCATTCCTCGCTGCCCGATTTGTGGGGTTTGCAGACTCTTGCCGTGACCCGTGTGGCGAACCAGCGTGGCAATAAGGAAACGCTGGCTGATAAAGTAACTTTCACTTTCGTTCACAATTACGTCGGGCCATCCGGCGTGTTTCGAGGAAAAGGATGCTTATTGGGGTGCTAGTGAAAGTCGTGCGAGATGTCCACCTCCGCCGGGCGGCCAGTTAAAATTGTAAATCGATCTGCTTTCAGCGAGACCACGCCTTGCTGGTTTTGCACCACGCCGTCGATGACCAGCGCGTTGTTGCTGACCAGCAGGGTCTTGTGCTGGACAAAACGGGCCGGCGTGATGATGGCGTTGGCAAAGCCGGTCTCGTCTTCCAGAGTGAGAAAGACAAAACCCTTGGCCGTGCCCGGACGCTGGCGAACGATGACCACGCCGCCGATGCGAGCGCGCCGCCCGTCGGGGATCTGGGCCAGGGCCGCCGCCGACACCACGCCGGCTCGGGTCAACTGATCGCGCAGCGCTGCCACCGGGTGCGGGCCGGTCGACACGCTGGTACCGCGAAAATCGGCGCCGGTCTCTTCGGCGGCGGTCATCTCGGCCAGCGGCGACGGCGCCACGGGCGACACGCGCCCGAACAGCGCGCCTGAGCGTTGCAACGCCTCGACTTGCCACAGCGCCTGCCGTCGCGTCCCGCCGAGATCACCCAGCGCGCCGATCTCGGCCAGCGTGGCCATCTCCGCCGCATTGGCTCCCACACGCGATTGCAGATCGGCCAGCGACGAGAAGGGCCGCGCCGCGCGCTCGCTCACCAGCCGCTCGCCCACCTCCTGGCGCAGGCCGGACACGTACTTCAGGCCCAGGCGGACGCTGTCCCGGCTTTCCAGATCGCACAGCCACGGTGAACAGGTGACGTCGATCGGCCGCACCTCGACGCCGTGGCGGACGGCGTCGGTGATCAACGTGGCCGGGTGATAAAAGCCGAGTGGATAATTATTCAGCAAGGCGCAGACAAAGGCCGCCGCGTGGTGCGCTTTCAGATACGCCGACGCATAAGCCAGCAAGGCGAACGAGGCGGCGTGTGATTCGGGGAACCCGTACAGCGCGAAGGATTTGATCCCCAGGACGATCTCTTCCTGCGCGTCGCCGGTGATGCCTTTCTTGGTCATGCCGGCGCGCAGATCTTTTTCGATCAGCTTCATGCGCTCGACCGAACGTTTGAACCCCATCGCCCGCCGCAGCTCGTCCGCTTGCCCGCCGGTGAATCCGGCGGCCACCATGGCCATCTGGATCAGCTGTTCTTGAAACAGCGGTACGCCCAGCGTGCGTTTCAAGATCGGTTCGAGCGACGGATGCGCGTAACGAACCTTGGTCGCGTCTTGCCGCCGCGTCAGGTACGGGTTGACCATCTTGCCAACGATGGGCCCGGGGCGAATGATCGCCACCTCGACCACCAGATCGTAAAACTCCTTGGGCTGCATGCGCGGCAGGGTGGCCATCTGGGCCCGCGATTCAACCTGGAAGACACCGACGGTGTCAGCGGCGCGCAGCATGCCGTAGACGATCGGATCGTCGGCGGGCAGCTGGGCGTAATCGATGGTCTTGGCTTCGTGGCGCTGGATCAGCTGGGCAGATTCCTCCAACACCGCCATCATTCCCAGGCCCAAAAGATCGACCTTCACGATCCCCAGATCGGCGCAGTCGTCCTTGTCCCACTGCACGACCACTCGTCCCGGCATGCTGGCCGGCTCCAGCGGCACCACTTCATCCAGGTGATGGGCGGCGATGATCATTCCGCCCGAGTGCTGGCCCAGATGCCGCGGCAAATTCAGCATCGCCGTCGCCACGTCGGCCAAAAGCCGGGTTCGCCCATCGGCAAGAGGAAACCCCGCCGCCGCCAGGTGCGCGCCCAGCGGTTCGTCGTCGCCGTGGATCCAGCCGGGAATGTGCCGAGCGATGCGCGCCAGTTGTTCTTCGGAAAATCCCAGCGCCCGCCCGCAGTCGCGCACCGCCATGCGCGGCCGGTAGGTGATCACGTTGGCGGTCATGGCGGCGCCGCGCGCGCCGTACTTGCGATAGACGTACTGAATGACCGCCTCGCGCTTGTCCCCCGACGGCAAATCCAGATCGATGTCGGGCATGCGATCGGCCATCGAGCTGGCGTTCTGCACACGTTCTTCCGACAAGAACCGTTCGAACAGCAGCTCCATCTTCACCGGATCGATGGCGGTGATGCCGAGGACAAAACAGGTGGCGGAATTCGCCGCCGACCCGCGGCCCTGGATCATGATGTCGCTTTCCTTGGCGAAGCGGACGATGTCCCAGACCACCAGGAAATAACCGGCCAGGTCCAGCTTGCTGATGATGCCGAGCTCGCGGGCAAGCTGCGTTTTCACCTTGGGCAGCAGCGGATCGTCGTCGCGTCGGTCGCGGTACCGAACGCGCATGCCTTCCCAGGTGAGGTGTTCAAGATAACTTTGCTGGGTGTGGCCAGCGGGGACGGGAAAGGTCGGGAAGGTGTAGCCGAGATCCGCCAGCGTGAAGGCGCAGCGCTCGGCGATGGTGCCCGTGGCGCGCACGGCGGTGGGCAGATCGGCGAACAGCGTTTGCATTTCGGACGGCGGTTTCAGCCAGCGCTCGCCGTTGCTGGCCAGCAGGCGGCCGATCTCGTCGACGGTGCGGTGGTGGCGCACGCACGTCAGCACGTCGTGCACGGCGCGCTGGGCGGGCCGCGCATAGCGCACGTCATTGGTGGCGACGATGCCGATCCCGTATGTGCGCGCCTGAGCAACGGCCGCGCGGCAGGCGTACGCCTCGGCGACGTCAAAGTGACGCTGCACCTCCAGGTACAAACGATCGCGCCCGAACGCCGCTTGCAGCAGCGGCAAGTCCGCGCGCGCCGCCGCGCCCCCGAGCGCGATCAACCCATCGGCGTGCTCGGCCAAAAGCGCATGGGTGACGCCGCCCACGGAGGGTCTTCCGGACGGTTCTTTCTTGCGACCTTCCTTGGCCCGGGTCAAAAGCCGGCAGAGGTTGCGATAGCCCTGACGGTTCTCCACCAGCACCAGCACCGGCCTCGCGGGCGGCGCCAAGGTGATCTCGGCGCCGACGATCGATCGCAGGCCGTGTTTGCGGGCGGCGCCGAAGAAGCGAGGCGCGCCATAGACGCCGTCGCGATCGCCCAGCGCTAGCGCGCCATAACCAAGTAGCGCGGCCGCCTCGACCAGATCTTCCGGCAGCGACGCTCCGTCGAGGAAGCTGAACGCCGACCGACACCGCAACTCGACATAGTCGGACGAATTCGTGGCCACCGATGAAGACTGAACATTTGATCAGTCCGTGTCAAGTGGTGCGCCCGGTCAGGTCAGCGGATGTCGAGATCGTCGATGTAGATTTTTCCGACGTAGCTGTTGGTGTCGAAGATCTGGATGTCGATGCTGCTGACCATCATCGTCGCCGCCGCGGTCGGCACCTTGTAGCTCGTGGTTTGCCAGTCGCTGGTCAACGGTTTGATCGTCGGCGTCAACGTCATGCTGCCGGCGCTGGTGATGAGGGTTACCGCCATGTACGTGGTGGGCTTTGGTTCAGGGAGGGCGGAGACGTGGATGGTGAGCATCTTGCCGGACAGGTTCTGCTGGTTGGCGGCGAGATCGATCAGGACTTCTGCCGTGGTGGTGTTGCCTGATGAGCCGCTGAAGGCAGTGGTGATCTCCAGGGCGTGCTGACCGCAATAGTGATTGGCGGTGCTGATGGTGACGCTCTGGGCGGCGGCTTGCATGGTGCCGAGGCGCGCGCCGGAGGTTCCGCTTTCGAAGGTGAAGGTGGCCGCCGGGGTTGGGCAGGGGTGGTCGACGCTGGCGTCCATCGCATCGGCCATCGGGCTAAGGTCGGCAGGGGCGTCGACCGCCGCGCCGCCGCTGCCGTCTCCGCCCGTGCCTGCGCCGCCGGTGCCGTCACCACCGGTTCCGGCGCCACCTGTTCCCGTGCTACCGCCGGTGCCGGCAAGGCCGCCGCCGCCGCTTCCGCTGTTGCCGCCGGCACCGGTGGAGGGAGCGGCCATCATGCCCCGGTTCGCGCAGGCAGAGGCCAAGCCGACCCAGAAAGAAGCCAGCAACAACCAGCGCGCCAGGCGACGGGACCTTCGTGACAACAAAGAAAAGTTTTTCATTCAGCTGGACCAGCGGGGGATGTACAGACGCTGCGGTCCCCTCCGGCCGGGGCGTAGCATAGCGAAACATAGGCTCAGTCGTAATAGCCGTCCAGGTACCATTGCCCGTCGCGCCGGTCCTGATGCAGCCGGTAAAGAGCCCCGTCCGAGGCGTGCACGTCCCAGTAGTCCTGCGAAAAATCTCCTCCATCGCCGGACGGGCGCCACCATTCGCTGTCGACCCGGTAGGGGCCGGCGGCGATCAGGATGCGCGCGGTGGTCTCCTGGCCGCGCAGCGCCGTGGGGCCATTACGATCGATCAGCACCTCGATGGGCTGGGCGGGACGGAACCGCCGGATGGTGAGACCGGGGTGGGCGGCCGCGCTGATCGCGGCGCGCGCGGCGCCACCTTCGATGGAGAACGGCGCCACGGCGACGGCGTCCTCGCGCCAGGTGTCGGGCGCTTGCGGGGCGCCGACGTTGTCAGGCCCGACCAGCGCCGCCAGGCGAGCGATGGTGGTGGCCAGACGATCGGGCGCCGGACCAGTGGGACGCAGAAAATCCAGCTGGCCGGCGCGGGCGCGGGCGGGCAGGGCGATCAAGTGAGCGCCGACCACCGGCGCCTCGGGCGGTCGCCGGGTCAGATCCAGCCGGCAGAGTTGCAGCAGCGTCGCTGATTCGCGCGTCGGCGCGGCGATGGGCACGTCGCGCACGTCGACGCCGCGCGGATCCAGCGCCAGCCGCAGCGTCAGCCCGGCGCAGGCCAGGCTGCGACAGGCCAGGCGCGCCAGCGCGCGATCGATGAGGCCACGCAGCACGAACGACAGCGGCTCCAGCTCGGCGAGGGGATAGTCGAGCTCGATCGCCTCTTCCAGCGCATCCGCCGGCAGGTGGGGGACGAATGGTTCGTCGTCGATGCCGGCGGCCAGTCGGCACAGGCGCCCGCCGACCTCGCCGAGGCGCAAGGCCACCTCGGCTGGAGGCAGGGCCGCCAGCGCGCCGGCGTTGGCCACGCCCCAGCGTCGCAGCGTGGCGCGCAGTGGATCGAACCCGTCGCCGGGCTCCGGGTGATCGCCGAGCAGATTTTGCAGCGGCAGCGGCGCCAGAAACGCGCGGGCGCCGCCGGGCGGAACCACCGCCACCGCGCGCGCGCGGGTGGCCACGCGGGCAATCCCTTTCGTCGCCGCGATGGCCACTCGCACGCCCAGCCCGACGTGGGCGGCGCGCGCGGCGATGGCCTGGGCGATCGCTTGATCGCCTTCCGGGTACAGGCGATCCAGATCGCCGACGTCGAAAAAAACTCGCTCTAGCTCGCTGTCGTCGATGCGGGCGGCAAAACTGAACGCCACATCGCCCAGCGCGGCGCGTGCGGCGGCGTAGTCAGCGGCAGAGGCGGTCAGAAGGCGCAGCGCCGGCGCGGTGGCGGCGGCCTGCGCGCCGGTCATGCCGCGGCGGACGCCGGCCCGCCGCGCTTCTTCGCTGATCTCGGTGATGCGCGGTTTTTTGTTGATCAGCCGGGAACCCTGGGATGGTTCCCGGACTCTCCCGCGATGGACTTCGCTCGGGCCAAGCCCGATCTCTGTCCACGCGTCCTCAGCGGCCAGCAGCGCCACCGTTCCCCCGCGCGCTTCGGGGGTTCGGCGCAGCACCGCTTGCAAGCCTAGCTGCGGGACGAAAACACAAGCAAGGCGCATGACTCTCCCACCGCTGCCGGCCCACCACTGGCTCCCTTCATCGGCTCGCGAAACAGACCGCCCCGTTCCCGCGCGGCGGTGGTCTGCAGATCCGCCAGCAACGGCGGGCTGGGCGGGCCGGTGTCGTTCGCGCTGTCGCTACTGGCCGCGCCCGGATGATGACGGTGAAACCGCACTTGTCGCGCGCGCAAGCTGATGGCGGCGCCAGCGAAGGCGCCCACCGTGCGCCAGGGCGTGGCGACCACGAGGGCGGTTTGCTGGCGCTCGGCCGCGTGCTTCAAACGATTCCACGCCGCGCCGGGGATGCGCGCGCGCCCTTCGCCGAGGTCCAGCGCGACCAAACCGAAGCCGCCCGCCGTCACCACCAGGTCCGCCGCCTTCAAGACCTGCTCGGCGCCGCAGCGGATCCACAACAAGTCAGGCAAGGCGACGCCGCATTGAGCGGCCAAGCGGGGATCCAGCGCGCCACCATTGTCCACCAGCGCCACCGTGTGCCCGGCGGCGATGGCGCTGGCCAGCGACGCCAGCAGCACCGACGTGCGTCCCGACGAACGCCGCCCGCAAAGTTCACTCAGCGCGCCGCGCGGCCAGCCGCCGCCCAGGAGATCATCCAGCGCGGCGATGCCGGTGGAGCAGCGGGCGCGACGCTCTGCCAAGCGGCTGGCCGTGATGAGGTGTGCCGACAGGGCGGGATCCAGATTCAGGGCCGCTTTGATCGACATCGGTCGATCCTGTGACTAAACATATGTTCAGGTCAAGGCTGACTTCGCGGCAGTGGCCATCTGTTCAAGATGACCGGGAAATTACGCGTTTTAGGGCGGCTTGCAGGGTCGATGTACTATCGTCGACGATGCGATCGTTATCGCTGCGCGGCACGGGGATCGTGGTGGGGGTGTGCCTGGCCAGTGCCGTCTGGGCGGCGCCCGTGGCGAATACAAA
This region of Polyangia bacterium genomic DNA includes:
- the gmd gene encoding GDP-mannose 4,6-dehydratase, which codes for MKRALITGVTGQDGSYLAELLLAKGYEVYGIVRRSSSFNTERLDAIYQDPHASNYRLRLVYGDLDDASSLNRALRAIKPDEIYNLGAQSHVRVSFDVPEYTASTVAMGTLRLLEAIRESGLEQTTRFYQASSSEMFGSAAPPQDESTPFQPRSPYACAKVFAHQLCQNYRDAYGMFISCGILFNHESPRRGIPFVTRKITRTAARIRHGLESKLYLGNLDSRRDWGFAGDYVEAMWMMLQQAKGDDYVVATGESHSVREVLDVTFGALELDWKKYVEIDPRYFRPTEVDHLHGNAAKAQRVLGWRPRVTFHQLIEMMVRGDEEDVRSSLAGRPPSS
- a CDS encoding flagellin; translation: SRIQDVDVAQETSNLSRAQILMQAGVSVLAQANQIPQVALKLLG
- a CDS encoding GGDEF domain-containing protein, with amino-acid sequence MAAALPRALAAPLGFLAVQSIRTHTAPGISWIGDQLTSQPEVYIYAFFFTLLTLTVVGWRAARKEDHLEKVSVTDPLTGLANRRRLHAQMAEEMNRADRYGTPLALLLIDLDRLKMVNDHFGHSAGDRALQVVAEALRQNCRTTDLATRHGGDEFAVLAVNTTAREALALAQRILASVRHLSGAHLPLSVSIGVSDIDRTDAPGPEGLHASADQALYRAKNQGRDIAMVAPEKVRTGSHLRLVPTLSTPQNVSTQTAQQLTRA
- a CDS encoding error-prone DNA polymerase, with translation MATNSSDYVELRCRSAFSFLDGASLPEDLVEAAALLGYGALALGDRDGVYGAPRFFGAARKHGLRSIVGAEITLAPPARPVLVLVENRQGYRNLCRLLTRAKEGRKKEPSGRPSVGGVTHALLAEHADGLIALGGAAARADLPLLQAAFGRDRLYLEVQRHFDVAEAYACRAAVAQARTYGIGIVATNDVRYARPAQRAVHDVLTCVRHHRTVDEIGRLLASNGERWLKPPSEMQTLFADLPTAVRATGTIAERCAFTLADLGYTFPTFPVPAGHTQQSYLEHLTWEGMRVRYRDRRDDDPLLPKVKTQLARELGIISKLDLAGYFLVVWDIVRFAKESDIMIQGRGSAANSATCFVLGITAIDPVKMELLFERFLSEERVQNASSMADRMPDIDLDLPSGDKREAVIQYVYRKYGARGAAMTANVITYRPRMAVRDCGRALGFSEEQLARIARHIPGWIHGDDEPLGAHLAAAGFPLADGRTRLLADVATAMLNLPRHLGQHSGGMIIAAHHLDEVVPLEPASMPGRVVVQWDKDDCADLGIVKVDLLGLGMMAVLEESAQLIQRHEAKTIDYAQLPADDPIVYGMLRAADTVGVFQVESRAQMATLPRMQPKEFYDLVVEVAIIRPGPIVGKMVNPYLTRRQDATKVRYAHPSLEPILKRTLGVPLFQEQLIQMAMVAAGFTGGQADELRRAMGFKRSVERMKLIEKDLRAGMTKKGITGDAQEEIVLGIKSFALYGFPESHAASFALLAYASAYLKAHHAAAFVCALLNNYPLGFYHPATLITDAVRHGVEVRPIDVTCSPWLCDLESRDSVRLGLKYVSGLRQEVGERLVSERAARPFSSLADLQSRVGANAAEMATLAEIGALGDLGGTRRQALWQVEALQRSGALFGRVSPVAPSPLAEMTAAEETGADFRGTSVSTGPHPVAALRDQLTRAGVVSAAALAQIPDGRRARIGGVVIVRQRPGTAKGFVFLTLEDETGFANAIITPARFVQHKTLLVSNNALVIDGVVQNQQGVVSLKADRFTILTGRPAEVDISHDFH
- the rfbD gene encoding dTDP-4-dehydrorhamnose reductase; translation: MNPVAASPGALTAIIFGARGTLGQALVEVLPQHGYSIAAALGSADCDIADGAAVRAVMKRLQPAVVFNAAAFTDVDRAEDTPDRAFAVNALGPENLAKAASACGAALVHYSTDFVFDGERERLYDEFDPPSPQGLYARSKVAGETLAAAATERLFTLRVGCLYGRGGRNFPSTILRRLQAGETVRADRDRRGSPTWVRQVAEVSAALARTSHHGLYHCTSQGETSWSDFARFIADRLNLPGERVVEMTTAALPMKAPRPRRAILDNRLLRLRGLDTMSTWQDAATAFMASEGV